The window CGAGAGCTTGGGTCAGCGGCAGAGTCCGGCACCGCCGTGACTCGCGGGCTGTGCAAGGAAGGGGTAGGGGCGAGGGGAATCGCGGGATGGAGCGATGGGCGGCTGCCACATAAAACCGATGTCAGAGCCTCTAAATTGGTCAGGGGAGAGTGCGTGTGGGAAACGAACGGCTCGATACTGAGCCTCAATTCCATGATTGAATACCATGCGCAACCAAACAGCGATATTTGGGCTAGCGAATGCCAAAATCGAAATCTGGGCCTCAATGCCAACATCCAAACGGGGCGTTAACATTTTCTTTGAAATTTCTAACAATACAATAACTTTACGCAAATACGTAAATGATCGCTAAAACATGATTTTTCAAAAATCAGAACATAACCATTCTTTTCCAATAGTATAGAGAGCAAAATCGAGAACCATCAGTCAATGCTAGAAGTATACACACATACTTTAAGATGTTGGCTGCATAACTATTATTGCATAGCTAGGACATGAGCACAATGCTAAACATTTGCTGTCCACCTTTTGGTTTCTTTTCTGACAGTTTGCTAACTTCTTTTGTAAAAATTGCAGTACGCATTATTTCCTACTGTTTACTTCACAAATAAAATTAATGGGCACCTTGCACTACAAGAATCGCAGTCGAAGCCAAGTACCCAACATACTTCGTTAAGGCCCAAAAAAAGGCTCTTGACGGAGACATTAAGGCTTCGAGGATGGCCACGAGGCAGCCACAATGCCGAGGCTTGTCTATAAGCATAGTGTTTTCCCCTTGATAAGCTGAGTACTTGATGTAAGACGCGCACATTTTTTAGTTGTGGTCGGCTTGGTCAGTGATATGCTGAGGGTCTGACTTTAGTCATGTGCTTTTTCCAGGGTACTAGGTATAGAGGTGTACAAGCAGAGTACCTCACAAATAACACTTGGCTACATAGGTTTTTCCCTCAGTGTTGCTAGTTTACAATGACCTAACATCATTTCACAGAGATCAACACTTCATAAGTCAACCCGAGCATATCCAATATTCTATATCACTTAATAGCTAGTTCGCCTTTTCTTAATAGACAAAGCCAGTAATATTAAATGTGTCTCTCATCAAAAAAATAAATAGGTGGCATGGGAAAAGGAGATCCTGGAGGAGGAAAACCAAGGGGTTGTTATTTCTGCCAGAGATCTTGTTTCTCTTTCTACGAAATATGGGGTTGCAATTTCACCCTTGTACCACGACACTGGTACAGAAGTAAAATACCTATAGGGGTCTAATTAGCTATGTACAAGTATGCACTTCATATGCCTCAATATCAAAAAAACATATATGATATCAGATTTAGTGATAGTAGTATGTTGTGTCATATGCTTTTTCGATATGTTCATACTTGCTTTGTAAAGCAAAAAGAGCCAGCTGTTACAGTTTATATGGCTAGGTGTGACACAGGAAAAACATAAGGATGCACAATGAGAGATGTCTTATTCCTTATTTTTTCATGGGAAAACTATTTGGCACTCTGTCTAAATTTTGCTACTAAGATAACACTTCCGTCAATTTTGGCTACTAACCATGTTAGCTGACACTTGAAAAGACAGTTTTGCCGTTGGTAAGTATGTTATTAAATTTCATAAGAGAATAGGCAGGAACGTACAATACAGTAAGCGAGGAAAGAGAGGGCACAGTACAGCCTCCCGAAATGAAGCACATTTTTATCTTCGATCAAATAAGAAGTTTTATCATGAAAAAATCATAAGTGTAAGGGTAGAACTTTGGTAAATTATATTACACACAAGATGGTATaattcagaaaaaaatcatataaataaGCAAAGGAGAAagaggtatatatatatatttgacaATCCTCGTTCTTGCTTTTTTGCGAATATGTAGTCATTATTCTTTATAGATAAATGTTTATTCAAGCCATAACATATTGTTGGAATGTCTATGAGCATAAAAGCCACACTACAAACAACTCCATGACTCTTGCCGGCACCATGGCCATATAATCGAGTTAACCGACTGCGGGAACGGCTGCGATGAGGCCAGTTTGCTCATCGAAGAAGACAGCAACGCGCTCGGCGTGATACCCCGGTGGGCTCACGGTGGTGCCCACCTGCAGCAGCACGATCTGTAGGTCGGGCCTGTCGTGGTTGATGATCACCAGCCCTGGATTGGTCTGCGTGCCCACCAGCTCGGGCCAGGATGTCTTGCCGGTGCTCATCGTGTTACTATTGCTGCTACAAGATGAGATGAAGACTCCTGGATTTGGTTGGCGCATAAACCTCTCGTTCTGGAGCATATTTATAGGGCTGTTATGTGGTAGGCTTTATTACCATATAAAATACAGTGGCCCTGATAGGCTTCGATTTTATCACCATCTTTGTTTAGTTTGCCGATTGTTCCCATGGCTCCAAAATATCTGACGGACATACTATCCAGACCCTTAAGATACAAATAATAGCTGATTGACTTGTTCAATCAGGCTTAGCTTGTCCCATTACATGCAAATCTAGGATGGGCCGTTACAGGCCGTAGATGTAGACACGTTATCACTCCGTCTTTGTATCCACCAACGGATTTGTATTATGCAACATATTGTAGTCACTAGTTAGGTGTACACCTTGGAGATATCCTGAAATGCATCTAGAAGGAACAAACATATATAGTCCAAGTTTATGCTTATAGTATATTTTTGCAAAGAGACTGCATAAAACTTTGATGCTCTattcgcaaaaaaagaaaaaaaaagagactTTGATGCTCTAAAACTTCGATGCGTACATCCACTCAATGTTCAAACAACagtccccgcaaaaaaaaaggtTCAAACAACAGAACTGCAACTTTAGAGATTATTCATCTCTCCACATCTAAACATATCATATTTCATCACGAGTTGGTTGTGTCGCCTCCccatctctctctttctctcaaTCTAACACGCgcgtgcgcgcgcgcgcacactCACACACACCTGCGCAGACGCACACAACAAAAAATGTCATCTCCACTGTACATGATATACTATACCCAAAAGAAGTGCATATGATGATTAATGACTGGTCGCTCTATGCAGATAAGGCTTCTCACGATAAACGCTTATCAATGAATGAAAGAAAATCCACAGGCGCGATGCTTGGGCGGGTGAGTATGATATGTGCATTCAAACAAGCGGCAATGCCCTGTTGGCCATGGGTGCACTTTTTGCTAGGTGTTGCTTCGATTTTGGCTCATATTTCTTATATACTCCACTTGTAAGTCGTCGATCCATAGCAAAGATGCCATTTCACAATGCCACCAGAAAGAAGACCAAAATGGTTGCTGGATTTCAGGGCGTTCAATGTCTGCTAAGCATACATTCTCCATATTCAGTGCCCCCTACGTACCCTCCGTTGATTCAAGCCTACGCATGAACAAGACTACGCATGCATCGATCAACACAAAGTCAGTGACGTGCAAGTGAAAAAGTAGAAGCAGTGATCAGGGTCAACCCTTGCCAAGCTAATTAAGTAGCTAGCTCAAGCCAAGCTGCATGCTACTGTATTTACTTAACTCGTTAGTTATAGTTCATCACCAATCAACTAGGGATCGAAACCATGGGGAAGCCGCAGCCGAGATCGGCCATGGTGAAACCGTGGGGCATCCTCTCCCGGTTCCTCCTCTTCTCTGTAGCTTTCATGCTCGGCATGGCGTCCACCTTCCTCCTCCAGTCACTACTCCCCACCACCGGTACCGTGATCTGGCTTGCCTCCGCTGACCTTTCTGCGGCACCTACTTCTGCACCTCCGGGGCTGGCCCTTGGGCCGCCTCCCCCGCAGCAGCTCGGGGACGGCGATAACAAACAGAGTGGCAGCGGTGGTGGAGACGAAAGCGGGGGCATGGTGATGCTGCACAACATGACGGACGACCAGCTGCTGCTGCGGGCGTCCATGGCTCTGAGGATCAGCTCGCTGGTGCTCCCCGCGCCTAAGGTGGCGTTCATGTTCCTCGTGCGTGGTGAGCTGCCACTGGCGCCGCTGTGGGAGAGGTTCTTCCATGGGCACACTGCACTGTTCTCGGTGTACGTGCACCCTGACCCGACATACCTCAGCTCACCAGAGAAGGGGTCGGTCTTCTACGGCCGCCGTGTGCCCAGCAAGGTGAGCTATCTGCCTATGTACACCCATCGCCTAGCTACACTATCTGCAAGGTGAGCTACAGAGCCCTCGGTAAGCTTGCGAGCTAGGAGCTTTTTTTAATTTTGTCCGTCCCTAAGTGAAACCCTTATCTATACCTTCCAACACGTCATTGAAATCTTTCTACGAAATAACTATATTACATTGAAGTTTCCCTTTTTCGTTTCTCTCAAGAGTGAAAGCGTATAGACTTCAAAACTTTCCACATCAACAAAACTATAGATGTGCAATCTGTTATTAAAAAACTTTCAGATTTTTGTGTGCACCATTAATACTTTAAATAATACTAGcttaataaaaaatatttttatttACTTTTCACACATTATAACTCTAACATCTTGTTGACCCAAGAAGTTTAAAGTCCATGTTTCATTTGGGAACTCAGCAAAGTTGCCGATTCCAGTAGTGATGGGATGTACTACGTACGTACGCATAGGTTCAATCGCATCTTTTATGCGGCCTTTTTATTAACTGGTACTTTAATGCCGCTTATATTTCTGGTTTACTGATACTTTAATTTGTAAGTAAACAGGATGATGCTCCCGGTTTTTTGTTACGAAAAGGCAAAGACCATATACTTTAAATAGCACAAACCCTTATAAAAACACTCTTACAGAAAATGAAACATACATCCAAATCCTTGGGGGTGCCGATGTCTTTTTCCTCCTGCATCCAACAACGGCGTGCGAGGAGCAAAGCTTGTTGCCGCTCTAGGCCTCGTCTCAGCGGAGCAAACTTGTTTAAACCCAGGAGTTTGTAGAAGAAGCGGCCGAGAAGTCCTCGATGTGGACCGGAACACGCAGGTGGCCATGATCTACGTAGCAATCACCACGGAGAAGAAACGACTAAGAGGGCATGTAGAGGATGATCTCAGTTGGATCAATTCAAACACTTTAGTGTTTTGAAAGTGGACTTTCTAAACCCTGGTTTAGGTGCATACCCTACCGATTTTGTCCAGCTTTGAATCAAGATCTTTAATAACTCACATTTTTTCGTGCAGCATAAACATATAAAATGAGATTTTTCTCGGATTGGCTATATCATTTTATGTATATATGTTGCACAAAAAATATTGTTTTCGTATATTTTAGGTGGAATGACCTGTTGATCTGCAAATGTTCAATTTATGCATTGTATTTATTTGGACAAATAAAAAAGACAACGTTGTTTTAGATAGCAGTGCAGGTGCACCCATCTAAAATGACGCATTTTCAAAATCTATATGGATACAAAAGGATGCAGTTTAATTGCTGATTGTTATCTACAGGAAGCTCGCTGGGGGAAGTCTAGCATAGTCGAGGCCGAGCGTCGTCTCCTCGCAAGTGCTCTCCTCGATGCCATGAACCAACACTTCGT is drawn from Aegilops tauschii subsp. strangulata cultivar AL8/78 chromosome 1, Aet v6.0, whole genome shotgun sequence and contains these coding sequences:
- the LOC109786211 gene encoding glycosyltransferase BC10-like — protein: MGKPQPRSAMVKPWGILSRFLLFSVAFMLGMASTFLLQSLLPTTGTVIWLASADLSAAPTSAPPGLALGPPPPQQLGDGDNKQSGSGGGDESGGMVMLHNMTDDQLLLRASMALRISSLVLPAPKVAFMFLVRGELPLAPLWERFFHGHTALFSVYVHPDPTYLSSPEKGSVFYGRRVPSKEARWGKSSIVEAERRLLASALLDAMNQHFVLLSETCVPLYNFTTVYSYLTQSAGATSFVDLFDTQRSRGRYRPAMTPTVTLANWRKGSQWFATDRGLALEVIGDVTYFPVFQRHCNGPCIMDEHYLPTFIAASKWHGNANRTLTFTQWTRGPHPDSYNDVSVDLLQGMRNHGNCSDGGGTTSLCYLFARKFPSGALPELLRLAPRVMRFG